The following are encoded in a window of Xanthocytophaga agilis genomic DNA:
- a CDS encoding helix-hairpin-helix domain-containing protein, which translates to MNLLKAKRLIQVLIFLVIFCSWVDIVKAQQPARKEIDLDDFAQQLLATQKEDANFDDLYESLLQLYTHPLDLNIATRDLLGSLYILSEAQINSFVDYRKTNGRLLSIYELQAIPGFDIPTIQKLLPFVTVYDNGNASDNRSLWKRILTERSNTLLLRYDQTLEKKKGFLPPDTARDGSLTQRYTGSAGHWYARYRINHPGDFSLGFTMEKDAGEQIVWQPSRYQYGADFFSWHLLLENKRHWKKIAIGDYQLQIGQGLLLSAGFSVGKGASTVETIRRSQVGIRPYTSVMETGFLRGGAATYVLGKFEVTGFYSHIHRDANVNDSDSLTDSYISSLLLAGYHRTPHELATRATVLEQTSGGDITYKSAAGRFEMGGTFIYTQYDTPIQKIPRRYNQFEFSGKNNTGIGLHYSYVWQNFNLFGEAARSSSGGLGVVSGIIGSLSPRLSTSLLIRHYDRNFHTFYGGAFGENTRNINESGIYWGVKFNPTRRITLTAYYDSYRFSWLKYRVDGPSEGFDYLLRLAWQPTKKLLLYTQYREEHKQRNEPDQDSPINFITETIRKQYLFNIDFQANDYLFLRTRVQFSSFKQSTLTTGYAIMEDLTLKLRRWQISTRFALFDTEDYDNRQYAFEKDVLNSFSVPMYYLRGARYYLLLNYDVTPRCSVWFRVARTSLVNQDTMGSGLDQINGPQRTDIKVQVRYHL; encoded by the coding sequence ATGAATCTACTAAAAGCTAAAAGACTTATTCAGGTGCTGATATTCCTGGTGATTTTTTGTAGTTGGGTAGATATAGTAAAAGCACAACAACCCGCCCGAAAAGAGATAGACTTGGATGATTTTGCACAGCAATTATTGGCTACCCAAAAAGAAGACGCCAATTTTGATGATCTCTATGAATCTCTTTTGCAACTCTATACACATCCATTGGATCTGAATATAGCCACTCGTGACCTATTAGGTTCGCTTTATATACTATCAGAAGCGCAGATAAATTCTTTCGTTGACTATCGTAAAACCAATGGCAGGCTACTTTCTATCTATGAACTGCAGGCTATACCTGGTTTTGATATACCGACTATACAAAAATTATTACCCTTTGTAACTGTTTACGATAATGGCAATGCATCCGATAACCGTTCATTGTGGAAACGAATACTGACAGAACGTAGTAATACACTGTTGCTACGCTATGACCAGACACTGGAAAAGAAAAAAGGATTCCTACCTCCAGACACAGCCCGTGATGGGTCGCTAACACAACGATATACAGGCTCTGCTGGTCATTGGTATGCACGTTATCGCATTAACCATCCAGGCGATTTCAGTTTGGGCTTTACTATGGAAAAAGATGCGGGTGAGCAAATAGTCTGGCAACCATCACGCTATCAGTATGGGGCTGATTTTTTCTCCTGGCACTTGCTGCTGGAAAATAAACGGCACTGGAAAAAAATTGCGATTGGCGATTATCAGTTGCAGATTGGACAGGGTTTACTCCTGTCAGCAGGTTTTTCAGTTGGAAAAGGCGCTTCTACAGTTGAAACCATACGACGGAGCCAGGTCGGTATTCGTCCCTACACATCTGTTATGGAAACTGGCTTTCTGCGAGGAGGTGCTGCTACCTATGTGTTAGGTAAATTTGAAGTAACAGGCTTCTATTCTCATATACATAGAGATGCAAATGTAAATGATAGTGATTCATTGACAGATAGCTATATTTCCTCTCTTTTACTTGCCGGCTATCATCGCACGCCTCATGAGTTAGCAACCAGAGCCACTGTACTAGAACAAACTTCAGGAGGGGATATTACGTATAAAAGTGCAGCAGGAAGGTTTGAAATGGGAGGCACATTTATCTATACACAGTATGATACGCCTATACAGAAAATCCCCCGAAGATATAATCAGTTCGAGTTTTCCGGAAAAAACAATACAGGCATAGGACTACACTATAGTTATGTATGGCAAAACTTTAACCTTTTTGGAGAAGCAGCTCGTTCATCGAGTGGCGGCCTTGGAGTTGTATCAGGTATTATAGGTAGTTTATCACCTCGTTTATCCACCTCCCTACTGATCAGACACTATGATCGGAACTTCCATACGTTTTATGGAGGGGCCTTTGGCGAAAATACACGCAACATCAATGAAAGTGGTATTTACTGGGGAGTAAAATTCAACCCCACCCGACGGATTACTCTTACAGCATATTATGATAGCTACCGTTTTTCCTGGCTAAAATATAGGGTTGATGGACCATCCGAAGGCTTCGATTATTTGCTTCGTCTAGCCTGGCAGCCAACTAAAAAACTCCTGTTATACACACAATATAGAGAAGAACATAAACAACGAAACGAACCTGATCAGGATTCTCCCATCAATTTTATCACAGAGACTATTCGTAAACAATACTTATTTAACATAGACTTCCAGGCTAATGACTATCTTTTTCTGCGAACTCGTGTCCAGTTCAGTTCTTTTAAACAAAGTACACTGACAACCGGATATGCTATCATGGAAGACCTTACTCTCAAACTACGTCGCTGGCAGATTAGTACCCGCTTTGCCTTGTTTGATACAGAAGATTATGACAACCGGCAGTATGCCTTTGAAAAAGATGTGTTGAACAGTTTCTCTGTTCCTATGTATTATCTTCGGGGAGCACGGTATTATCTACTCCTTAATTATGATGTGACTCCACGTTGTTCGGTATGGTTTCGGGTAGCACGAACCTCACTTGTCAATCAGGATACAATGGGGTCAGGACTTGATCAGATCAATGGACCTCAACGTACAGATATAAAAGTACAGGTGCGGTATCATTTGTAA
- a CDS encoding NAD(P)H-dependent oxidoreductase: MQFNEAINWRYAAKKMNGQPVPQAKIDAILEAIRLSASSAGLQPYEVVVIADPALKAKIYEQSCPQPQIQEGSHLLVFASQLSVSEEDIRTYMERIARTRNIPVDSLNGFSDSIKNGLLSMPPEIIKNWASRQAYIALGFGLVAAAVEEVDSCAMEGFNSVALDELLGLKEKNLGSVVLLTLGYRDEEKDFLAGAAKVRKDRAELFTELVA; the protein is encoded by the coding sequence ATGCAATTTAACGAAGCAATAAACTGGCGTTATGCTGCCAAAAAAATGAATGGGCAGCCTGTACCACAAGCAAAAATAGACGCCATACTAGAAGCTATTCGATTATCGGCATCTTCTGCTGGTCTTCAACCGTATGAGGTTGTAGTGATTGCTGATCCAGCTTTAAAAGCAAAGATTTACGAGCAGTCATGTCCGCAACCTCAGATACAGGAAGGGTCACACTTGCTGGTTTTCGCTTCACAATTATCTGTAAGCGAAGAGGATATTCGTACCTATATGGAACGCATTGCTCGTACCCGCAATATTCCTGTTGACTCATTGAACGGGTTTTCCGACTCTATCAAAAACGGGCTGCTTTCTATGCCACCGGAAATAATCAAAAACTGGGCGTCCCGTCAGGCATACATTGCTTTGGGATTTGGATTGGTAGCTGCTGCTGTTGAAGAAGTAGACTCCTGCGCTATGGAGGGTTTCAACTCTGTTGCCCTTGATGAATTATTAGGCCTTAAAGAAAAAAACCTTGGTAGTGTTGTATTGCTGACATTAGGTTATCGGGATGAAGAGAAAGATTTTCTGGCAGGTGCAGCAAAAGTACGGAAAGATCGTGCTGAGCTTTTTACAGAACTTGTAGCCTGA
- a CDS encoding pyruvate dehydrogenase complex dihydrolipoamide acetyltransferase has product MAEAIRMPKMSDTMTEGVIAGWLKKVGDTVKTGDVLAEVETDKATMELESYNEGTILYITDQKNVPIDGIIAVVGKPGEDFKALLDGKTGGSVATPPPAAEPKAEESKPAPAPVAATPAANVKATLVPMPQMTDTMTEGTIVKWHKQVGDTVKSGDLLAEIETDKATMDFESPEAGILLYIGAKEGDAVAAKAPLVIIGEKGADYQALLGGGATATASTPQAATTSNNTASATEPAKQPANSVSDSDERVKISPLAKKIAEEKGVNIQQVKGSGENGRIVKRDVETFTPSAQPTSTPSTTPASQPAAEKAPAKAPVVTGQESYEDVPVSQMRKVIARRLAESMYSAPHFYLTIEVNMDKATTAREAMNQYSPVKLSFNDIVIKATAMALRQHAAINASWLGDKIRYNHHVSIGMAVAVPDGLLVPVIKNADIKSLSQISADAKELGGKAKDKKLQPQEMEGSTFSISNLGMFGIEEFTAIINPPNSCILAVGGIKQTPVVVNGEIKVSGIMKLTLSCDHRVVDGATGAAFLQTLKGLLEDPMRMLV; this is encoded by the coding sequence ATGGCTGAAGCAATACGTATGCCCAAGATGAGTGACACCATGACCGAAGGTGTCATTGCTGGTTGGCTGAAAAAAGTAGGTGATACGGTCAAAACCGGCGACGTTCTGGCCGAAGTAGAAACCGACAAAGCTACTATGGAGCTGGAGTCCTACAATGAAGGTACAATCTTATATATTACCGATCAAAAAAACGTTCCTATCGATGGTATTATCGCCGTTGTAGGAAAACCGGGTGAAGACTTCAAAGCATTGCTGGATGGAAAAACAGGTGGATCTGTAGCAACACCTCCTCCGGCTGCTGAACCAAAAGCAGAAGAAAGCAAGCCAGCTCCTGCACCAGTAGCGGCTACTCCAGCTGCTAATGTAAAAGCGACATTGGTTCCAATGCCTCAGATGACGGATACCATGACTGAGGGAACCATCGTAAAATGGCATAAACAAGTAGGTGACACAGTAAAATCTGGTGATTTGCTGGCTGAAATCGAGACAGACAAAGCTACGATGGATTTTGAATCTCCGGAAGCTGGTATATTATTGTATATAGGTGCCAAAGAAGGAGATGCTGTAGCCGCCAAAGCTCCACTAGTAATTATTGGTGAAAAAGGCGCTGACTATCAGGCATTGTTAGGTGGAGGAGCAACCGCTACTGCCTCTACACCCCAGGCAGCAACAACTAGCAACAATACTGCCTCTGCAACAGAACCTGCCAAGCAGCCAGCTAACTCTGTTTCTGATTCTGACGAACGTGTTAAGATTTCTCCTCTGGCAAAGAAAATTGCAGAAGAAAAAGGTGTTAACATACAACAAGTGAAAGGAAGTGGTGAGAATGGACGTATCGTAAAACGCGATGTCGAAACATTCACTCCTTCTGCACAACCAACTTCTACTCCTTCTACTACTCCTGCGTCTCAGCCAGCAGCAGAAAAAGCTCCTGCTAAAGCGCCGGTAGTAACAGGTCAGGAAAGTTACGAAGATGTGCCTGTATCTCAGATGCGTAAAGTTATTGCACGTCGTCTGGCAGAAAGTATGTACAGTGCACCTCACTTCTATCTGACTATTGAAGTGAATATGGATAAGGCAACTACTGCCCGTGAAGCAATGAATCAGTACTCACCGGTTAAGTTGTCATTCAATGATATCGTGATCAAAGCTACAGCAATGGCATTGCGTCAGCATGCAGCGATCAATGCATCCTGGCTAGGTGACAAAATTCGTTACAATCACCATGTGAGCATTGGTATGGCTGTTGCTGTACCCGATGGATTGCTGGTGCCTGTTATCAAAAACGCAGATATCAAATCTCTATCTCAAATCTCAGCGGATGCAAAAGAACTGGGAGGAAAAGCGAAAGATAAAAAACTGCAACCTCAGGAAATGGAAGGAAGCACTTTCTCTATTTCGAACCTGGGTATGTTTGGTATTGAAGAATTCACTGCCATTATCAACCCTCCAAACTCTTGTATTCTGGCAGTAGGTGGAATCAAACAAACACCTGTTGTAGTAAATGGAGAGATCAAAGTTTCCGGAATTATGAAACTGACTCTGTCTTGCGATCACCGTGTAGTAGATGGAGCAACAGGAGCAGCATTCCTGCAAACATTAAAAGGACTTCTGGAAGATCCTATGCGTATGTTGGTATAA
- the hslV gene encoding ATP-dependent protease subunit HslV, which produces MMEKIHATTVVAVLHNGQVAIGADGQATMGNTVAKSNVRKIRKLMDGKVLAGFAGSTADAFALLERFEEKLNAYGGNFKRAAIELAKDWRTDRFLRRLEAMLIAATNEEILIISGTGDVLEPDNGIAAIGSGSMYAQSAAIALKKHAPQLTAEQMVTESLHIAADICIYTNHNLVVEKL; this is translated from the coding sequence ATGATGGAAAAGATTCATGCAACTACCGTTGTTGCTGTATTACATAATGGTCAGGTTGCCATTGGGGCAGATGGCCAGGCTACCATGGGAAATACCGTTGCCAAAAGCAACGTCCGTAAGATCCGTAAACTGATGGATGGCAAAGTGTTGGCAGGCTTTGCTGGTTCTACTGCTGATGCCTTTGCCTTACTAGAGCGATTTGAAGAAAAACTGAATGCCTACGGTGGGAATTTTAAGCGAGCTGCTATAGAACTGGCAAAAGACTGGCGTACAGACCGTTTCTTGCGACGGTTGGAAGCAATGCTGATTGCGGCTACTAACGAAGAAATCCTAATCATCTCCGGAACAGGTGATGTGTTGGAGCCAGATAATGGTATTGCGGCCATTGGTTCAGGAAGTATGTATGCACAATCTGCAGCTATTGCGTTGAAGAAACATGCACCACAACTGACAGCCGAACAAATGGTGACAGAGAGCCTTCATATTGCAGCGGATATCTGTATTTATACCAATCATAATCTGGTGGTAGAGAAGCTTTAA
- a CDS encoding DUF5684 domain-containing protein, whose product MFALFSVLFLIYVGIIILAIVSWWRLFEKAGKPGWASIVPIYGFIVQLEIVGKPAWWTLLLFVPIVNIVILIWTLNLLCKSFGKDEGYTVGMLFLGFIFLPMLAFGNAEYLGPAGDPDYQFARNTYGTVPIPVNKDLYNSNN is encoded by the coding sequence ATGTTTGCTCTGTTTTCAGTTTTATTCTTAATCTATGTAGGTATTATTATTCTAGCCATTGTATCCTGGTGGAGGTTATTTGAAAAAGCTGGAAAACCGGGCTGGGCTTCTATAGTACCTATTTATGGTTTTATTGTTCAGCTTGAAATAGTTGGGAAACCTGCCTGGTGGACGTTATTACTCTTTGTTCCTATTGTTAACATAGTAATTCTGATCTGGACGTTAAATCTATTGTGCAAAAGCTTTGGAAAAGACGAAGGCTATACTGTTGGTATGCTCTTTTTAGGGTTTATATTCCTGCCAATGCTGGCTTTTGGTAATGCTGAATACCTTGGCCCTGCAGGAGACCCCGATTACCAATTTGCCAGAAATACCTATGGCACAGTTCCTATTCCTGTAAATAAAGATCTTTACAATAGTAATAATTAA
- the lysA gene encoding diaminopimelate decarboxylase — protein MQLSGQQYQIQGLNVLDICQQFGTPLYVYDADVIIRQINNLKSAFNTVPLRIKFACKALTNISVLKLMQTQGIGIDAVSVAEARQALLAGFKPKDITFTSNGVDFSEIQEAVELGVSINVDNLPTLELFGKIFGNTVPCCIRLKPNIRAGGNAKIQVGHEHSKFGIPLAQLPDVHTLVTKYNIVINGLHIHTGSDILDPEAFIQGANVLFTVAKEFPDLAFIDFGGGFKVGYKKGDKTTNMPDLGEKLSAAFKEFCKDYGRELEMWFEPGKYLVSECGVLFVKANQVKQTPSITFVQVNSGLNHLIRPMMYDAYHEIVNVSNPAGELKTYDVVGYICETDTLGSDRQLNEVRADDVLALLNAGAYGFTMSSQYNARFRPAEVLVYKGEARLIRERETMEDILRNQILLDF, from the coding sequence ATGCAACTTTCCGGTCAACAGTATCAGATTCAAGGGCTTAATGTACTTGATATCTGCCAGCAATTTGGAACACCTCTCTATGTCTATGATGCGGATGTGATTATTCGCCAGATCAATAACCTTAAAAGCGCTTTCAATACCGTTCCTTTGCGGATTAAGTTTGCATGTAAGGCACTGACCAATATTTCTGTGTTGAAGCTGATGCAGACACAAGGCATTGGCATTGATGCCGTATCTGTAGCAGAAGCTCGGCAGGCGTTACTGGCTGGGTTCAAGCCTAAAGATATTACCTTCACCTCCAACGGAGTAGATTTCTCAGAAATACAGGAGGCGGTAGAATTGGGTGTCTCAATCAATGTAGATAATCTGCCTACACTGGAACTGTTTGGAAAGATCTTTGGAAATACTGTTCCCTGCTGTATCCGGCTAAAGCCCAATATCCGTGCAGGTGGCAATGCTAAAATCCAAGTAGGGCACGAACACTCAAAGTTTGGTATTCCATTGGCACAACTGCCGGATGTACATACCCTGGTTACCAAATATAACATTGTTATCAATGGTCTGCATATTCATACCGGATCAGATATTCTGGACCCGGAAGCCTTTATTCAGGGAGCTAATGTACTTTTTACAGTAGCAAAAGAGTTTCCAGACCTTGCCTTTATTGATTTTGGTGGTGGATTTAAAGTCGGGTACAAAAAGGGTGACAAAACTACCAACATGCCAGACCTAGGTGAAAAACTTTCAGCTGCCTTCAAAGAGTTCTGCAAAGACTATGGTCGTGAACTGGAAATGTGGTTTGAACCTGGTAAATATCTGGTAAGTGAGTGTGGCGTGTTGTTTGTAAAGGCTAATCAGGTAAAACAGACACCGAGCATCACCTTTGTACAGGTCAATTCAGGCTTAAACCATCTGATTCGTCCAATGATGTATGATGCCTATCATGAAATTGTGAACGTATCTAACCCTGCTGGTGAACTAAAAACCTATGATGTAGTAGGATATATCTGTGAGACAGACACATTAGGCTCTGATCGCCAGTTGAACGAAGTCCGTGCGGATGATGTGCTGGCGCTATTGAATGCCGGAGCCTATGGCTTTACCATGAGTAGCCAGTACAATGCCCGTTTTCGTCCGGCAGAAGTATTAGTCTACAAAGGAGAAGCCCGTCTGATCCGTGAACGTGAGACAATGGAAGATATTCTGCGTAATCAGATTTTACTAGACTTTTAA